Below is a window of bacterium DNA.
GGGGCGGATCTCCATTGAGGCTGCCGCGGCGGCGGCGGGCGTGTCCGGCGAAGTCCTGGGCTCGGCCGCCGCGGCCTGGGCCGGCGCCGCCGGCCGCCGGGTGGTGCTCGTGGGGCGAACGGCGCTTGAGCGTCCGGACGGGAGTGCGGTGCTGGATGCCGTGGATCGGTTGCGCGCCGCGCATCCGGCTGACTTCGGGGCGCTGCGCGGCCGCGGAAACGGCGGGGGCGCGCAGCTGCTCGGGTTGCTCCCCGACATGCTGCCCGGATACCGCCCGCTCAGCGCCGTCGATGCCAGAGGGGCGCTGGAAGCGGAATGGGGCCGGCCGGTCCCGACCGCGCCCGGCAAGACGGTGCGCGGTATGCTCGAGGCCGCACGGTCGGGTGAGCTCCAGGTCCTCTACGTCGTCGGGGCCGACCCCGCGACGGAGTACCCCGACGCCGCGGCCTGGGCCGAGGCCCGGAAGCGCCTCGGGTGCCTGGTGGTCCATGAACTGTTCATGACCCGGACCGCCGCCGCGGCCGACGTGGTGCTGCCCGTGCTGAGCTTTGCGGAGCGGGCGGGCACCGTCTGCAACATCGAGGGCCGTGTGCAGCGTCAGGGTCAGGCCGTGCTGGGTCCAGGCCTGGCGCGATCGGACGCAACGATCTTCGTGCACCTCGCCTCCCGTCTCGGGGTGGAACTCGGGCCGGCCTCGTGGGAGGAGATCTTCGCCGCGATCGGACGGGTGGTCCCGGGATGGGGGGAAGGCGCCCGGGTCGCCTCGCCGCGCCAGGCGATCGACACGGAGTCCGGCACGGGAGGCGCCGGCGCCGGAGCCTCTGGTCGCGCCGGCGGCCTTGTCCTGCTGACCGGAAGCCGCCTGTTTGACCGCGGAACGATGGCGATGCGCTGTCCAGGAATCCGCAACCAGGCGGGCGGCCCTTTTGTCGCGGTCCCGCCCGATGATGCCGGTCGCTTGGGCCTCGCCGATGGGATGCCGTGCGAGGTCCGGTCCGCGCGCGGGACCCTCCGCGTTGTCGTGCGGGTCTGGCCCGGTCTGTGCTCCGGGCACGCGTACATCCCCCGAGGGTATGACACGGCCCCGGTCAACACGCTCCTCGACGAGCGGGCACCGGTGACGGTGACGGTGGCCGCCCTCGCCGGAGCGGAAGCGGCCGGGTAGCCAGGGCGCGGCGGACGGATGCTCACGACCATCCTGGTGGATGCGGTGCGGAGCGCGGTCATCCTTTTTGGCGTCCTCACCGCGTTCGCGTACGTGACATTGCTCGAACGCCGCCTCCTCGCCCGCTTTCAACTGCGCGTCGGCCCAAACCGGGTCGGGCCGCTCGGATTGCTCCAGCCGCTCGCCGACGGCGTCAAACTCCTCTTCAAGGAGAGTTTCATCCCGGCCCGCGCCGACCGGTTCGTGTACGTCGTGGCTCCCCTCATCTCGGTGGTCGCGGCGCTCTTCGTGTACGCGGTGATTCCCATCGGGCCCCCCATCCGTCTATTTGGGCGCGAGGTCCCGCTCTACGTCGCAGACGTGAACGTGGGGATCCTGCTCGTGCTGGCCGCAAGCTCCATCGGCGTCTACGGGATCATTCTCGGTGGATGGGCCTCCGACAGCAAATACTCGCTCTTGGGGGGGCTCCGGTCGAGCGCCCAGGTGGTCTCCTACGAGCTGACGCTTGGGCTCGCGGTGCTGGCCGTGGTGATGATGGCCAACTCG
It encodes the following:
- the nuoH gene encoding NADH-quinone oxidoreductase subunit NuoH, giving the protein MLTTILVDAVRSAVILFGVLTAFAYVTLLERRLLARFQLRVGPNRVGPLGLLQPLADGVKLLFKESFIPARADRFVYVVAPLISVVAALFVYAVIPIGPPIRLFGREVPLYVADVNVGILLVLAASSIGVYGIILGGWASDSKYSLLGGLRSSAQVVSYELTLGLAVLAVVMMANSLSLVDIVHAQAHRWFIVTQPLAFLLFLIAGLAETNRAPFDLPEAEQELIAGYQTEYGGFAFAMFYLGEYVGVITMGALSATLFLGGWQGPLLPPVLWFLVKVFVVVCIFIWIRATLPRLRYDQLMGFGWKVLVPVGLANLAVTAILIVWRGGG